ATAGCAGGATTAAGAGATTGGGAGGCATTTTGTTTCATTTTAGGATTAGAAGAATTAGCAGCTGACGATCGATTTAATACAGGAGAAAAAAGAACACAAAATCACGGTGCTTTGGAACCAATTTTGACAGAGTCGTTAAAAAAACAGACTACTCAACATTGGATAGAGGTGTTAGATGGAATAGCAGTATGTGGCCCTATAAACAATTTGGAAGAGATGATTGAAGATCCTCATATAAAAGCCCGAAATTCGATTGTTACTTTACCTGTTCCTGGAGAAAATGAACAACAGGTTAAAGTATCTAATACTCCTGTCAGGCTTTCCAGAACTCCTGCAGATGTTAGCAAGAGAGCATTTGTAGTGGGGGAACACACAAAAAGTATATTAAATGAATGGTTAGATTATGATGATAGTACAATTATTGATTTAGAAGAAAAAGGTATATTAAAATCCTCAGACAATGAGTTTATTTAATTTTTAGTTTATATGATAATTGGTCTAGTAGGTTAATAGTGAATGGAGGAGATTATGATCTATGATGCTGAAAAAAGAAATATAACAATGGCTATCACCGGAGAGTCATTAATTTCTCGACAAATGAAGGTATTTAAAGAAAAGCCATTTCTTGCTTTGAGGGATGTTATAGCCAATGCAGATGTGTCTTTTACTAATGCAGAGATGTTGTTCCATAATTATGAAGACGCTCCTTCAACTGTTCCTGGTGGAACATATATGAGATGCGATCCACAATATATAGAAGATTTAAAGTGGATGGGTTTTGATATTGTTGCCACAGCAAATAACCATGCATGGGATTTTGGCGAAAATGGTGTTTTAACTAATATACAAAATTTAGATAAATATGATCTGCCATATGCAGGAACTGGTCCTAATTTAGCATCAGCCAGTGCACCAACGTATTTAGATACAAATGCCGGTCGTGTTGCATTAATTTCAGCTACAACTAGTGGACCTCCAGGAGGAAGAGCTGGAGATCAAAGAAGAGATGTTCGTGGCAGACCAGGCCCAAATTATATTCGTTGGACGACAGAATGGAACGTAGATGAAGAAATGATCAAAGGTCTAAAGTTGGTTGCTGATAAACTTGGTTGGTCTGAAACAATGAAAAACCGAGCTGAAAAAGGTGCTGAATTTGAAGATAATTCTGATAAATTAAGCCCTCCTTCTGACGATTTAGTATATTTCTTAGACCATGCTAGTTATCAAGACGAATCTTATACAAAATTTGTAAAAGGTAGTTCAATTCAGAAACGCACATATATAAATGAATCGGACCTCAAAAGGAATTTAGAACGTGTATCTGATGCAAAACGAATGAGTGATTGGGTATTATTTACCGTACATAATCATGAAGGTGGCGCAACAGAAAATGAACCATCTGATCATATAAAAGTTCTTGCACATGCAGTAATTGATGCAGGTGCAGATATGTTTATTGGCCATGGACCACACCAAGATAGAGGTATTGAAATATATAAAGGAAAACCAATTTTTTATAGTTTAGGTGATTTTATTTTACAGAACGACACTGTTGAACTTATGCCTCACGATAATATGATTCGTCAAAATTTGAGTTGGGAAGGAACCCCTGCTGATTTTTATGATGCTCGTGATGGAAGTGCATATTCAGCTGATAAAAACGCTGTAAGAGGACAGACTATTGAGCCTATCAGATGGGAAAGTGCTGTTGCTACTGTTCAATTTGAAAAGGGTGAAATGATAAAACTAGAATTATTACCTATAGATCTTGGATATGGGAAAGAAAGATCTCAGAGAGGCCGCCCAGTATTAGCTTCAGGACAAGTAGCAAAACAAGTTTTAGAACGTTTTCAGATCCTTTCAGAACCATTTGGTACGAAGATTACGATTGATGGTGACAAAGGTATTATCAATTTATAATTTATGGTAACAGATGAGATAAAAGAGTTAATTGATATAGCTGCGGAAAAAATTCATGCAGCTAGTCATGTTGTTGCTTTAGTTGGTGCTGGTATGAGCGCGGAAAGTGGAATACCAACATATAGAGGTTCAGGCGGTATTTGGACTAAAATTGGTGAACCAGATCCAAGAAGTTTTCAAAATTTTATGAACGATCCTAAATTATGGTGGGAACGAATGTTAAATCCTGGCCTAGTCAATGAAGAATCACCTGAACGGGCAAAATTTACAAAGGCATTGGCTGAAGCTAAACCTAACCCAGGTCATTTTGCATTAGTTAAGTTAGAAAAAATGGGTAAACTGGATACAATAATTACACAAAACGTTGATGGATTACATAGGATTGCTGGTAACAATAACGTTGCTGAGATTCATGGTAATAGAAATTATTACCGTTGTTTAGATTGTTCTAGCAGGTTTTTACGAGACGAATTTACCATCGTTGATATTCCTCCTAAATGCCCAAATTGCCAGGGTATGATTAAAGGTGATGGGGTAATGTTTGGAGAACCGATACCGACTGATGTCCTTACAAAATGTATTAGTGCTACCCAAAATTGTGATGCTATGTTGGTTTTAGGTACTTCTGGTACTGTATACCCTGCTGCATCTTTTCCTACAGAAGCTTACATGAACGGCGCATATATAGTTGAGATTAATCCAGAAAGAACACCAATATCAGATATTGTTACAACCCAAATAGCTGGTGCAACTGGTGATATACTTCCATTATTAGTAGAAAAAATACAAGAGTTGGGCTAATTATTTCCTATTGGTTTGGTACCAAATATTATGTGGTGTCAGATTTTTTTCAGAAATTTTATATGAAGGATCTAATTTCTCATTTTTTTGTTTGTTTTGTTTGGTGGTCAATTCTTCATCGTATACACTAAACTTAATGTTAATATTGTCACGTTCTAGAAATGTAACCATGCCTATAGGATTTTCTTTAGATATCTTTATAATTTGACCTATTTTAAGTTGATACCGTATTTCAACAGTTGTGGAGGCTGAATACCAGTCGGTTTGAACTCTGACTGTGTATGTATCTGGGAAGGGAGGATCAAATTGATTGGTAATTCCCATCCAAACTGAATCCCAGTTTTCAGGGGTTTGAAACCAGCAATTGGCTTTTAAAGTAATTGCTCCTGCTGGCGTATGGAAATCATTGAAAAGTGTATCAATTTTCCTCATGGCTATTTGGTAATCTTCTTGCGTCGTGGGTACATTTGGGTCTTTAGGAATTAGTTGGACCATTCGTGAACCATCCTCACCGACTGAGAGTATAAAGGGAATATCCACCACAGGATTTTCTGGAGTATACGTAACTTGGATATACTCTGGTACCCTTTGAATTTCCCAATTAGAACTACTATTTGGGTATACTACAAGGCCGAGTTCGTTACCTGCAGTAATCGGGGGGCAATGTAGAGAAGCTTGAGGTAGACGAGGACGTGTGGAAATTTTCTGAGGTTTTCGGTCATTATTATCTGTCATGAAGCAGATTACATCGTCCATCAGAAAGTACTCCTTGACTTAATGAATCTAAAAATAAAAAGGGAAGAGATTATCTCTTCCCTTTTAGGTGTTATATTATTATCTTCTAAAACCAGATGCACGTGTTGTGCAAAGTTTTTCACCTTTTTGATTGTAGAAGTTTACCTCTGTAGTGATAATTAACATATGTGAACCATCTCGCCCAACACGTTCAATAATATTTGCATAGCGTTGCTGTTTGTAGATTCTGTCACCTCGACTTGGATATTTAAAAATTTCCAAATCATTACCAGCGTTGAGGTTTCTTACTAAGTCAGTAGGGACACGAGGTAAAGATCCTTTTGGTCTTTCTTTGAGTTGTGCAACTCCATCTGCCACAGGGTTTTCTTTAAAAGCCTGTGTTACAGGATCGCCACCCCATGGTGGGGTTTTTGCTTGATAGCTAACATAAATTGGTGGGGTAATTAACTCACCAAATTTAGTGTCTTTCGCATATTCTTCATCCCAAAATCTAGGATCAGGATCCATAACAGCTTGTGTGAATCTGCGCACTCCTTCGTTTTCAATTAACCACCAAGAAGCCTCTGCCAATTCGCCCTCAACACCAATCATTGCTTTTACTTCATCTGTTAATTTTGTTTCAGATGTCGTCATAATTTTCCTCCTTAGGGGTTATGGTTTTTGACCATCCCAAATACTTCCAGTTTTTGCGATTTGTTGTATAGGTGTAATACTTTCGATATTCCATCCCTTTTGTTCTAACCATGCATCAAATGCATCTTGTGAAGGAGAATGACATTCTGCCATTAATTTACCGTCGCCTAAATGTAGAACAGTAGTAATTGTTGTTCGTGCATCTGGGCGCCAATTTTTTGTAGCAGCCATTTGTTCTCTAAATTTTTCTGGATTATCCCATCCATCAGCAGTACCTATTGCTAACCAACGTGGCATAATTGCCTCCTTAATAAAAAGTTTGTTTATATGTTAATTATTCTTCTGGAGCGACAAAAGGATATGGTATCTCTTTTCCGCCTTTTATTGGCAATACAATTGTTCCATTTCCTGGACATGTATTAATACCATCTTGGTTTGTCATTCCTGTTTCGACTTCAACAAACCCTAGTCCATCTTTTTCATATTTGTTAGTTACTTTTGCATGAACAGTAATTGTATCTCCAGGAACAATCATTGCTCTGTGTTGAAATTGAACCTTCCATGCCCATCCATTAGGTAAGCAGAGATCCTTTAAATATTGAGGCATTACACTTTGCTTCCATGAACCTTGTGCCAAAATATTTGGTAGTCCATCATGATAAATACTGAAGTCTTGATCATAGTGAATCCTGTGCCAGTTTTCAATCGCAGCGCTCCATCTAAATAAGTGTGTTGGAGTCATTGGTCCAATAACATATGGTGGCAAATCTTGCCCAACTTCTACGTCATCGTAATATGTTTGTTCTTTATTTCTTAACTCTTCTTGAGTAGGCATAACCATTCTCCTTTCTTGAAAATAATTTTATCTTCTAAAGCTTGAAGATCGTGTGATACAAAGTAATGTACCATCTTGATTTCTGTATGTTGTTTCCATTGTGATGATTAACATATGAGAACCGTCACGACCTACACGTTCTGTTATGTTATGGTATTTGTTTTTCGCAAACACCCTATCTCCCATTGATGGGTATTTATATACTTCAATCTCATTTCCAGCATTTAATACTCGCACGAGATCAGTAGGTATATCCGGCAGTGCTCCAGGTCTACTACTGGTTCTTACACCACCAATACCATCTGAGACTGGATTTTCCCTAAAAGCTCTAGTAACAGGATCATCCTCACGAGGATGCGTTCTATTAAGATAGGTTACATAAATTCCCGGGGTGGTAGTTTCACCAAATTTTGTGGATTTTGCAAATTTTTCATCATAGTGCCTAGGATCTGGATCCATTACGGCCTGAGTAAATCTTCTCAAACCTTCTTTTTCAACCCCCCAGACAGTGACTTCGTGTTCTTCACCCTCAACACCTATTAGAGCTTTTATGTCATCAGTTAATTTACTTTCTCCATTTGAAGTCATGACCTCTCCTTCCTTCACAGTCGAATTTTCTTCCTTTTGACATAAAACGGGGATATAAAAACACTCTGAAAAATGTTCAATTTCTTGTCTTTAATAACCCCAAAAGCTACTTAGTAGACGGATAATACTGCACCTTTACATTAGAGTCAATACCATCTTAGGTTAGAAAATGACACTTTAATTGACAGAAAATTAAAGAAAGAATACAATGCTGCATCCGTAAAATATTAATAATAAAATTGTATAATAAATGAATGTTAGAAAAACTTGTTTTTATAATAACCGTCAATAGGAGAATTAATGCAAAAAAGTAGCATTATTAGAATTGGTGACAAGGTTGTTAGGAAACCTCGAACAAAAGAATTTGAAACTGAAATAATACAGGAATCATTTTCTAATACTTCTGTTAGATCAAGGAGATTTGAATCTCCATTACTTATAATTTATATTTTTGGTTTTATTATCTCCTTGGGAACTTTATTTTTATGGTTACCTATTTCAAATAATAGTGATGAATTCACCCCATTTATAACTGCATTATTTACATCAACTTCTGCCGCTACATTAACGGGATTAGTTACTGTTAACACTTCGGAGTATTGGAGTTTTTTTGGCGAGATAACAATAGCAATTCTAATGTTTTTAGGTGGTGCTACTTTTATGAGTGCTGCAACATTTTTGTTAGTTGTTTTTGCACAACAATTTACTTCAAGTAATCAATTAGTATTATGGGAAAACCAACCCATAAAGGAGATGATAGGGTCATCGAATATATTGAGAATAACTATTCAAGTTGCTGCTTTAGGTTTAATTATTCAAATAGCTGCTGCTATTTTTTATTATTACCGTTTTATAAATTTATTTCAGAGTAATGGCGAAGTAATTTGGCAATCTATATTTTTATCTATATCTTCTTACAATAATGGTGGCTTTACTATAATACCGGATAGTTCGAGTTTAACAGTGTTTTTTCAAGATCATATAACCTTGTTATTTATAGCTTTTATGATTTTTCTCGGGAGTCTTAGCTACCCAGTAATATTAGAATTATTGAAATTTAAACGTTTTAAACGATTATCTTTAGATACAAAATTGGTACTTGTTACAACTATAAGTTTAGTAATTTTAGGTACATTATTCTTTCTTGTTACTGAATCAGGAAATTCAGCAACATTCAAAGATCAAAATTTTATAGAAAGAATTGGTACTTCGCTTTTTCAATCTATAAGTGGAAGAACTGCGGGCTTTTCATCAGTAGATTTTAGTTCAACAAGAGAATATACCAATATTTTATATGCTGGATTGATGTTTATTGGAGGTGCATCAGGCTCAGTTGCAGGAGGTATAAAAGTGACAACTTTCGCAGTAATAGTACTTGCGATTATGACTGCTAGTAGAGGTAAAACTTATGTAGAGGCTTACGGAAGGGAAATACCTAATTCATTAGTAGTTAGAGCTTTTTCACTTTCATTTATTGCAATTATATTTATTTTCACAATTGCTTTTTTATTAGTTATTACAGAAAATATTACTTATAGTAAAGTGTTGTTTGAAGTGATTTCTGCATTTGGAACAGTGGGATTATCAACAGGTATTACTTCTTCATTGTCTGATATTGGCCAATTACTGATTATATTTACAATGTTTATAGGTCGAGTTGGTCCTTTAACAATTGCATTAGCTTTAGG
The sequence above is drawn from the SAR202 cluster bacterium genome and encodes:
- a CDS encoding CapA family protein produces the protein MEEIMIYDAEKRNITMAITGESLISRQMKVFKEKPFLALRDVIANADVSFTNAEMLFHNYEDAPSTVPGGTYMRCDPQYIEDLKWMGFDIVATANNHAWDFGENGVLTNIQNLDKYDLPYAGTGPNLASASAPTYLDTNAGRVALISATTSGPPGGRAGDQRRDVRGRPGPNYIRWTTEWNVDEEMIKGLKLVADKLGWSETMKNRAEKGAEFEDNSDKLSPPSDDLVYFLDHASYQDESYTKFVKGSSIQKRTYINESDLKRNLERVSDAKRMSDWVLFTVHNHEGGATENEPSDHIKVLAHAVIDAGADMFIGHGPHQDRGIEIYKGKPIFYSLGDFILQNDTVELMPHDNMIRQNLSWEGTPADFYDARDGSAYSADKNAVRGQTIEPIRWESAVATVQFEKGEMIKLELLPIDLGYGKERSQRGRPVLASGQVAKQVLERFQILSEPFGTKITIDGDKGIINL
- a CDS encoding Trk family potassium uptake protein, which gives rise to MQKSSIIRIGDKVVRKPRTKEFETEIIQESFSNTSVRSRRFESPLLIIYIFGFIISLGTLFLWLPISNNSDEFTPFITALFTSTSAATLTGLVTVNTSEYWSFFGEITIAILMFLGGATFMSAATFLLVVFAQQFTSSNQLVLWENQPIKEMIGSSNILRITIQVAALGLIIQIAAAIFYYYRFINLFQSNGEVIWQSIFLSISSYNNGGFTIIPDSSSLTVFFQDHITLLFIAFMIFLGSLSYPVILELLKFKRFKRLSLDTKLVLVTTISLVILGTLFFLVTESGNSATFKDQNFIERIGTSLFQSISGRTAGFSSVDFSSTREYTNILYAGLMFIGGASGSVAGGIKVTTFAVIVLAIMTASRGKTYVEAYGREIPNSLVVRAFSLSFIAIIFIFTIAFLLVITENITYSKVLFEVISAFGTVGLSTGITSSLSDIGQLLIIFTMFIGRVGPLTIALALGRSRYTALYRYSEERIRIG
- a CDS encoding acyl dehydratase, which translates into the protein MPTQEELRNKEQTYYDDVEVGQDLPPYVIGPMTPTHLFRWSAAIENWHRIHYDQDFSIYHDGLPNILAQGSWKQSVMPQYLKDLCLPNGWAWKVQFQHRAMIVPGDTITVHAKVTNKYEKDGLGFVEVETGMTNQDGINTCPGNGTIVLPIKGGKEIPYPFVAPEE
- a CDS encoding MaoC family dehydratase, whose amino-acid sequence is MTTSETKLTDEVKAMIGVEGELAEASWWLIENEGVRRFTQAVMDPDPRFWDEEYAKDTKFGELITPPIYVSYQAKTPPWGGDPVTQAFKENPVADGVAQLKERPKGSLPRVPTDLVRNLNAGNDLEIFKYPSRGDRIYKQQRYANIIERVGRDGSHMLIITTEVNFYNQKGEKLCTTRASGFRR
- a CDS encoding MaoC family dehydratase, which produces MTSNGESKLTDDIKALIGVEGEEHEVTVWGVEKEGLRRFTQAVMDPDPRHYDEKFAKSTKFGETTTPGIYVTYLNRTHPREDDPVTRAFRENPVSDGIGGVRTSSRPGALPDIPTDLVRVLNAGNEIEVYKYPSMGDRVFAKNKYHNITERVGRDGSHMLIITMETTYRNQDGTLLCITRSSSFRR
- a CDS encoding NAD-dependent deacylase, coding for MVTDEIKELIDIAAEKIHAASHVVALVGAGMSAESGIPTYRGSGGIWTKIGEPDPRSFQNFMNDPKLWWERMLNPGLVNEESPERAKFTKALAEAKPNPGHFALVKLEKMGKLDTIITQNVDGLHRIAGNNNVAEIHGNRNYYRCLDCSSRFLRDEFTIVDIPPKCPNCQGMIKGDGVMFGEPIPTDVLTKCISATQNCDAMLVLGTSGTVYPAASFPTEAYMNGAYIVEINPERTPISDIVTTQIAGATGDILPLLVEKIQELG